A single genomic interval of Canis lupus dingo isolate Sandy chromosome 6, ASM325472v2, whole genome shotgun sequence harbors:
- the EPHB4 gene encoding ephrin type-B receptor 4 — MELRALLCWASLAAALEETLLNTKLETADLKWVTFPQVDGQWEELSGLDEEQHSVRTYEVCDVQRAPGLAHWLRTGWVPRRGAVHVYATLRFTMLECLSLTRAGRSCKETFTVFYFESDADTATAFTPAWMENPYIKVDTVAAEHLTRKRPGAEATGKVNIKTLRLGPLTKAGFYLAFQDQGACMALLSLHLFYKKCSQLTVNLTYFPETVPRELVVPVAGSCVADAVPTPGPSPSLYCREDGQWAEQPVTGCSCAAGFEAAEGNTRCRACAQGTFKPLSGEGSCQPCPANSHSNTIGSPMCQCRIGYFRARTDFRGAPCTTPPSAPRSVVPRLNGSSLRLEWSAPLESGGREDLTYALRCRECRPGGSCTPCGGDLTFDPGPRDLVEPWVAVRGLRPDFTYTFEVTALNGVSSLATGPVPFEAVNVTTDREVPPPVSDIRVTRSSPSSLSLAWAVPRAPSGAVLDYEVKYHEKGTEGPSSVRFLKTSENRAELRGLKRGASYLVQVRARSEAGYGPFGQEHHSQTQLDENESWREQLALIAGTAVVGVVLVLVVIVIAVLCLRKQSNGREAEYSDKHGQYLIGHGTKVYIDPFTYEDPNEAVREFAKEIDVSYVKIEEVIGAGEFGEVCRGRLKAPGKKESCVAIKTLKGGYTERQRREFLSEASIMGQFEHPNIIRLEGVVTNSVPVMILTEFMENGALDSFLRLNDGQFTVIQLVGMLRGIASGMRYLAEMSYVHRDLAARNILVNSNLVCKVSDFGLSRFLEENSSDPTYTSSLGGKIPIRWTAPEAIAFRKFTSASDAWSYGIVMWEVMSFGERPYWDMSNQDVINAIEQDYRLPPPPDCPTSLHQLMLDCWQKDRNARPRFPQVVSALDKMIRNPASLKIVARENGGASHPLLDQRQPHYSAFGSVGEWLRAIKMGRYEESFAAAGFGSFELVSQISAEDLLRIGVTLAGHQKKILASVQHMKSQAKPGAPGGSGAPAPQY, encoded by the exons ATGGAGCTCCGGGCTCTGCTTTGCTGGGCTTCGCTCGCCGCGGCTTTGGAAG AGACCCTATTGAACACAAAGTTGGAAACTGCCGATCTGAAGTGGGTCACGTTCCCTCAGGTGGATGGGCAG tGGGAGGAGCTGAGCGGCCTGGATGAGGAGCAGCACAGCGTTCGGACCTACGAGGTGTGTGATGTGCAACGGGCACCAGGTCTGGCCCACTGGCTGCGCACTGGCTGGGTCCCGCGCCGTGGAGCTGTCCACGTGTACGCCACACTCCGCTTCACCATGCTTGAGTGCCTCTCCCTGACGCGGGCTGGCCGCTCCTGCAAGGAGACCTTCACCGTCTTCTACTTCGAGAGTGATGCTGACACGGCCACAGCCTTCACACCAGCCTGGATGGAGAACCCCTATATCAAG GTGGACACCGTGGCTGCTGAGCACCTGACCCGGAAGCGCCCTGGGGCTGAGGCAACAGGGAAGGTGAACATCAAGACACTGCGTCTGGGCCCACTCACCAAGGCTGGCTTCTACCTGGCCTTCCAGGACCAGGGTGCCTGCATGGCCCTGCTCTCCCTGCACCTCTTCTATAAGAAGTGCTCCCAACTGACTGTGAACCTCACATACTTCCCGGAGACGGTGCCTCGGGAGCTTGTGGTGCCTGTGGCAGGGAGCTGTGTGGCCGACGCCGTCCCCActcctggccccagccccagcctctaCTGCCGGGAGGATGGCCAGTGGGCTGAGCAGCCGGTCACGGGCTGCAGCTGTGCTGCTGGCTTCGAGGCCGCAGAGGGGAATACCAGGTGCCGAG CCTGTGCCCAAGGCACCTTCAAGCCCTTGTCCGGGGAGGGGTCCTGTCAGCCGTGTCCAGCCAACAGCCACTCCAACACCATCGGCTCACCCATGTGCCAGTGCCGCATTGGGTACTTCAGGGCCCGCACAGATTTCCGGGGAGCACCCTGTACCA CGCCACCCTCTGCTCCCAGAAGTGTGGTTCCCCGCCTGAATGGCTCCTCCCTGCGCCTGGAGTGGAGCGCCCCCCTGGAGTCCGGGGGCCGAGAGGATCTCACCTATGCTCTGCGCTGCCGGGAGTGCCGCCCTGGGGGGTCCTGTACACCCTGCGGAGGAGACCTGACTTTTGACCCTGGCCCCCGGGACCTTGTGGAACCCTGGGTGGCAGTTCGTGGGCTGCGTCCAGATTTCACCTACACCTTCGAGGTCACCGCCTTGAACGGGGTGTCCTCTCTGGCCACTGGACCTGTCCCATTTGAGGCTGTGAATGTCACCACTGACCGTGAGG TACCACCCCCAGTGTCCGACATCCGGGTGACACGGTCATCGCCCAGCAGCTTGAGCCTGGCCTGGGCTGTTCCCCGGGCCCCCAGCGGAGCTGTGCTGGACTATGAGGTCAAGTATCATGAGAAG GGCACAGAGGGCCCCAGCAGCGTGCGGTTCCTGAAGACGTCGGAAAACCGGGCAGAGCTGCGGGGGCTGAAACGGGGAGCCAGCTACCTGGTCCAGGTGCGGGCACGCTCTGAAGCCGGCTACGGGCCCTTTGGCCAGGAGCACCACAGCCAGACCCAGCTGGACG AGAACGAGAGCTGGCGGGAGCAGCTGGCCCTGATCGCGGGCACAGCTGTCGTGGGTGTGGTGCTGGTCCTGGTGGTCATTGTCATTGCTGTTCTCTGCCTCAG GAAGCAGAGCAACGGGAGAGAAGCTGAGTACTCGGACAAGCATGGACAGTACCTCATCGGGCACG GTACTAAGGTCTATATTGACCCCTTCACTTATGAAGACCCCAATGAGGCTGTGAGGGAATTTGCGAAAGAGATTGACGTTTCCTATGTCAAGATTGAGGAGGTGATCGGCGCAG GTGAGTTTGGCGAGGTGTGCCGGGGGCGGCTCAAGGCCCCAGGGAAGAAAGAGAGCTGTGTGGCTATCAAGACCCTGAAAGGGGGCTACACAGAGCGGCAGCGGCGGGAGTTCCTGAGTGAGGCCTCCATCATGGGCCAGTTCGAGCATCCTAACATCATCCGCCTGGAGGGCGTGGTCACCAACAGCGTGCCTGTCATGATCCTCACCGAGTTCATGGAGAATGGCGCTCTGGACTCCTTCCTGCGG CTCAATGATGGGCAGTTCACTGTCATCCAGCTGGTGGGCATGCTTCGGGGCATCGCCTCTGGCATGCGGTACCTTGCTGAAATGAGCTATGTCCATCGAGACCTGGCTGCCCGCAACATCCTGGTCAACAGCAATCTTGTCTGCAAGGTGTCTGACTTTGGGCTTTCCCGGTTCCTGGAGGAGAACTCTTCTGATCCCACCTATACAAGCTCTCTG GGTGGAAAGATTCCCATCCGATGGACAGCCCCCGAGGCCATTGCCTTCCGGAAGTTCACATCTGCTAGTGATGCGTGGAGCTACGGAATTGTGATGTGGGAGGTCATGTCCTTTGGAGAACGGCCATACTGGGACATGAGCAATCAGGAT GTGATCAATGCCATTGAACAGGACTAccggctgcccccgcccccagactGCCCCACTTCCCTGCACCAGCTCATGCTGGACTGTTGGCAGAAGGACCGGAATGCACGGCCCCGCTTCCCCCAGGTGGTCAGCGCCCTTGACAAGATGATCCGGAACCCGGCCAGTCTCAAAATTGTGGCCAGGGAGAATGGCGG CGCCTCACACCCACTCCTGGATCAGCGGCAGCCTCACTACTCAGCTTTTGGCTCCGTGGGTGAGTGGCTTCGAGCCATCAAGATGGGACGATACGAAGAAAGTTTTGCAGCTGCTGGCTTTGGCTCCTTCGAACTGGTCAGCCAGATCTCTGCTGA GGACCTGCTCCGAATTGGAGTCACTCTGGCGGGACACCAGAAGAAAATCCTGGCCAGCGTCCAGCACATGAAGTCCCAGGCCAAGCCTGGAGCCCCAGGCGGGTCGGGAGCACCAGCCCCCCAGTACTGA